DNA from Aquaspirillum sp. LM1:
GCGGCGTCGCCGGCAGCGGTGCTGGCATCCTGCGCCATGCGGGCAATGCGTTCTACCTGTTCGGCAATGCTGTTGCTGGCCTGGCCTTGTTCGCGGATGGCGGCGGAGATTTCATTCACCATCGATACGGTATTGCCGGAGGCCTCGCCCATCTGGCGGATGGCGTGATCGGCATGGTCGGCGCGGTCCACCCCGGTGGTGGCCAACTGCTCGGCAGACTGAATGAACTCCGACGCCTGGCGTGAGCACGAGGTCATCGCTTCCACAATCAGGGTGATTTCCTGGGTGGAGCTGGTGGTGCGTTCCGCCAGCTTGCGCACCTCATCGGCCACCACGGCAAAGCCCCGGCCCTGCTCGCCAGCGCGGGCGGCTTCAATCGCGGCATTGAGCGCCAGCAGATTGGTCTGGTCGGCCACGTCACGAATCATCTGCACCACATCGCCCACCTTGGCGCTATGCCCGCTGAGCTGATGAATGCTGCTGGCCACGGTGCCTACCGCCTGGGAAATATCGCGGATGTCCTGAATGGTTTCGCCAATCACCCGCGAGCCATCCTTGGCCAACTGGCCAGACTGGGTGGCCAGCGCCAGGGTTTCGTTGGCACGCTCGGCCACATGGTTGACGCTGACGGTCATTTCTTCCACCGCCGCCGCCACTTGCGACGAGGCATCGCTTTGCGCACGCGAGGTGTCCGACAGCTTGTTGGCGCTGCCGGCAATCAGGCTGGCCGCCTGCGACACTTCATTGGCCCCTTGTTTCAGGCTGCGCAGATTGTCCTGCAAGCGGTTGAGCAGGCTATTGAACGCCGTGCCGGTTTCGCCCATTTCGTCCATGCGTGCAATCTTGGCGCGCTGGGTAAAGTCCAGCGACTCGGCCACCTGTTGCGAGGTATTGCGAATGCCGTGCACCCCCTGGCGTACCGCCATTTGCAGCGAAATGGCCAGCCACAGATTCAGCGACAGCGCCACCACCACCACGCCGGCCATCACCCAGCGGGCGGTGTTGTACGACGCCTGACCATTTTCGCCCTGCTGATGCGCCAGTTCCACGTTGTACTTGATCATCTTGGTCAATGCGGCGCTGGCGTCTGCACCCTGCCGGCCATGTACCACGGTGTCCATGGCCAGCGCCAGCTGGCCGGATTTCAGCTGGCCGAGCGCCTGGCGGGTCATCTCGTGGTAGGCAGCCAGCGCCTTGCGGGCTTCGCCCAGCAGTTGGCGGTCGGTGTCGTCCGACAGCAGGTCTTTTTCATACTGGCTGAGCAGGCTATCCAGCGCCGTCCCGGCCTGGCCCAGGTGTTGTTCCAGCGTGGCCAGCTTGGCCGGGTCTTTTTCCATCATGGCCTTGTGCAACACCACCCGTTGTTCGGCCAGCGCCGCCTTGCTCTGTTCCAGCAGCTCCATGCTGGGCAGGGTGTTGTCCAGCGCATAGTCAAAGCGCGACTGCGCCTGACCCAGCTGGAGCAGACCGCCGCCGGCAATCAACAGCAGGGTGATCACGGTGACAATCAGGGAAAATACCAAGCGTTGCATGATGGACATGCCAGACTCCTTGTGCGACTGAGGCACTTGAATAGCAAAATCAATGGGTTCGCGGGATGATACGCGTCATGCATTTTTCTGTCATTACCCGGCGCAGGGGGTATGTTTATAGCATGGCGATGCGGCGGCAAACAGCTTCTGGCCCATCCTGACCGCAACAGGCTGTCAAGCCCGGCGCAAGCGGGTAGAATCCTCTGTTTCCTGCTTTGACATCCTGACCCTGACCGACTATGGCTGACGCTAAAAAACCCGAAGAGAAAAAAGACCCCTGGCTGAACTGGCTGGCACTGACCACGGTGATTTTTGCTGTGTGCGCCACGCTGTCCACCTTCAAGGGCGGGGGGTATTCCACCCGCAGCGTGATCAGCCAGGCGCAGGCTTCCGACCAATGGGCCTACTACCAGGCCAAGAGTATCAAGGCCAATCTGTACCAGATTCAGCGCGAACGCTTGCAGCTGGAATTCGACACCTTGCCGGCAGACGCAGCCGCCAGCAAGCGCAGCGCCTATCAGGCCAAGCTGGACGAGTACAGCAGCAAGATCAAAAAATACGACAGCGAAAAAGAACAGATTCAGCAAGCCGCCCACGATCTGGAAGCCAAGCGCGATGACGCCCAGCGCCATGGCCAGCCGATGGGGGTGGCGGTGATTTTCCTGCAGATTGCCATTTTGCTGTCGTCGGTGGCTGGCCTGTTCAAGCGCCGGGAGCTGTGGTTCTGCGCCCTGCCGCTGGGGGCGCTGGGCATGGTGTTTTTCGCCAATGGTTTCTGGCTGTTTCTGCCGTGAGTGTGGAGCGCGCCGTGTCTGCTTGTTCATCCGCTGAAACGCTGGATTCTGCCACCGCCGTCAAACTGCTGGCTGCGCTGGCGCAGGAATCGCGTCTGGCGATTTACCGTTTGCTGGTCGAGCGCGGCGAGGAGGGGATGACGGTGGGCAAGATTGGCGAAGCGCTGGGCATCTCGCCCACCACGCTGTCGTTTCACCTGAAAGAACTCAGCCATGCCGGGCTGCTGCATTCGCGCCAGCACGGCAAGTATGTGATTTACGCCATCCATGCCCGGCCCTTGTATCAGCTGGTGGATTTTCTGGCCGAGCGCTGTTGCGGCGGTACGCCGTGCCGTGATTGAAGCGGGGCGTCGGGGTGTCACTGCCTGTGTCAGTGGACGCCCAGCCAGTACAGCGCCACAAACAGCCCGGCGCTGATCAGCAGGGCCTGGGCCAGGGTGACGATCCATTCGCGCAGGCTGGGCCGCTGGCCGGGCGAAAACAGCAGGCGCACCAGCGCCAGCAGCACGCAGGCAATCACAAAAAATTTAAACAGGCGTCCGAGCATGATGGACCTTATCCAGAGGGCCGGCGGATTATCCGGCTCCGCTGGCCGGCCAGCAAGCGTGCCATCCTGCGCGGGCCGGCAGCCATGGGGCAAGCGGCGATGGGCGATTGCATGGCCCGCCACCGCCTGACGCATGCCTGACCAGTCTGATGTACAATTATGCGTTTAGCTTATTGCGTTTGCCCCACGGGCGCAGGCCGCGCGCCTGCCGTCGGGCGCGCATCCGATAACTGGGTTCAGACCCGCACCCGAATGATAATGTGATGACTCCTGATCCGCATTCCGTCGGCCTTGTCAGCCCGCAAACCGCTCACTTTGCCACGCCGTTGCCGCTGGCCAGTGGCGCGGTGCTTGACCATTACGACCTGGTGTTTGAAACCTATGGCCAGCTTAACGCCAGCGCCAGCAACGCCATCCTGATCTGTCATGCCCTGTCTGGCCACCACCATGTGGCAGGCCGCTACCAGCCAGACGACAAGGCGCCTGGCTGGTGGGACAATATGGTCGGCCCCGGCAAGCCAATCGACACCTCGCGCTTTTTTGTGGTCGGGCTGAACAACCTGGGCGGCTGCCATGGCAGCACCGGCCCCTCCAGCCTGAATCCGGCCACCGGCCTGCCCTGGGGGGCGGATTTTCCGGTGGTGACGGTGCCCGACTGGGTGACCGCACAAGCGCGGCTGGCCGACCGGCTGGGGATTGACCGCTGGGCGGCCATCATTGGCGGCAGCCTGGGCGGCATGCAGGCGCTGCACTGGACGCTGGCTTACCCGGAGCGGGTGGCGCATGCGCTGGTGATTGCCTCGGCTCCCAAGCTGACCGCGCAGAATATTGCCTTCAACGACGTGGCCCGCCAGGCCATCCTTACCGACCCGGATTTTCATGGCGGCCATTACTACGCGCACCACACCGTGCCGCGTCGCGGCCTGCGCCTGGCGCGCATGCTGGGCCACATCACCTATCTGAGCGACGACGGCATGGGTGAAAAATTTGGCCGCATGCTCAAAAGCGGCGAATACCGCTACGGTTACGAGGTGGAATTTGAAATCGAATCCTACTTGCGCTACCAGGGCGACAAGTTTGCCGATTACTTCGACGCCAACACTTATCTGCTGATGACCAAGGCGTTGGACTATTTCGACCCGGCCAAGGCCTTTGGCAGCGATCTGACCAGCGTGCTGGCGCGGGCGCAGGCGCAGTTTTTGGTGGCGTCGTTCACCACCGACTGGCGTTTTTCGCCGGCGCGCTCGAAAGAAATCGTCAAGGCGCTGATCGATGCCAAGCGGCGGGTGTCGTATGCCGAAATCGAATCCACCCACGGCCATGACGCCTTTCTGATGACCGACGAACCGTATGTCCGCCTGATGCGGGCCTACCTGAATAATGTGGCCCGGGAGGTGGGAGCATGACCCTGCGCAGTGACCTGCAACAGATTGCCGATGAAATTGCCCCGGATGCCCGCGTGCTCGATCTGGGCTGCGGCGATGGCGCGCTGCTGGCCCACCTGGCCTTGCGCGGGGTGAGCGGCTACGGGGTGGAAATTGACGTCAACAACGTGATTGCCTGCGTGGAAAAGGGCGTGGACGTGATCCAGGGCGACCTGGAAGCCGGCCTGGCCGGCTTTGCCGACCAGTCGTTTGACGTGGTGGTGCTGTCGCAGACCATCCAGGCGATGAAGCAGACCGAGCAAATCCTGCTCGACATGCTGCGGGTGGGCCGCGAGGCGATTGTCACGTTTCCCAATTTTGGCTACTGGCAAAACCGCTGGCAGATTTTTCTTGGGCGCATGCCGGTGTCGGAAACCATCCCCTACGCCTGGCACAACACCCCCAACCTGCATTTGTGCATGCTGGGCGACTTTGAAGCGCTGTGCGCCAAAAATGGCATCCGCGTGGTCGAGCGGGTGGTGATGGACGGCGAACAGAAAATTACCTTCCTGCCCAATCTGCTCGGCAGCCTGGCGTTTTACCGGGTGAGTTACTGAGCATCGCCGTCTGACGGCGTTTGCCAGCGCGCCCAGGTATCCTGCGGCGCAGCACCGGCCAGCCGTGCTTGCAGGCGCTGTTGCCAGCGCGCGGGCAATCCCGGCAGGGCGGCCAGTTGTGCCAGCGTTTCGCGCGGCACCGGCGCGCCGCGCAGTGCCAGCATCACCTGCGCCAGATTGGCCTGCGGCTGTGGGCGTGCCAGCAGGCGCAGGGTTTCCCCGCCCTGTAGCCAGCCCGGCGTCAGCACGCGGAAATACCAGCCGGTGCAGCCCGATTGCTCTACCCAGCGCGCCATGCCGGGCTGGCCAAAGCGCACATTCAGCTTCCAGCAAGGTTGCCGCCCCTGCGACAACTGCACCTGGCACGCACCCAGGCTAAACACATCGCCCACACACACGTCGGCTTCACCCAGGCCGTGGCCAGACAGGTTTTCGCCAAACGCGCCCACCACCCAGTTCAGCCCCGGCCAGTGCCGCGCCAACGTAACGTAGTGCTCGGCAGGAAAATAATGCAGCGCCTTGTCCGGCCCGCCATGCACCCGGCGATCCGCCTGCTGGTCGCCTGCCAGCCCCTGCCTATCCAGATAGATCGGCCCTGTCACCGCCTGTTTGTCGATGGCGCTGCTGTGGCCCGGCGGGCCAAATGGCCGCGTCTGGCCAACCCGCAGCGGCCCCAGCGTGGCGCTGAGCGTTGGCCGTGTCACTGTAGCGCCCACCAATCCGCCACACACTGTTGCGCCTGCTGGCGCAACGCCGGCCCCAGCGCGGCACTGGCCTGGCGCAACGCGGCCAGGTCGATCCGATGCTGGGCCAGCTCGCTGGCGTGGCCAATCAGCCAGGCTTCCAGCCGCTGGCTGTCGGCTTCCGGATGACACTGAAACGCCAGACAATGCCGGCCCCAGCTGAACACCTGGTTGGCGCAGGCCGGGGTGGACGCCAGCCGTTGCGCGCCGTCTGGCAAGTCGAAGGTGTCGCCGTGCCAGTGCAGCATGCTGGTGTGGGCACCATCCAGCGCCGCCACCGGCGATGCCCGCCCGGCGTCGGTCAGGCTGAGCGGCTGCCAGCCAATTTCCACCGCCGGGCCGGGGTACACCCTGGCCCCCAGGGCGCGGGCAATCAACTGCGCGCCCAGGCAAATGCCCAGCACGGGCCGGCCAGCGTCCAGCCGGGCGCGAATCAGCGCCAGCTCGGCGTGCAGAAACGGGTAGAGGGCTTCCTGATACGCGCCAATGGGCCCGCCCAGCACCACCAGCAAATCTGCCGCCAGCGGGTCCACTGTCTCCAGCGGGTCCAGCCCGGCGTCCAGATAAGCGATATTCCAGCCATGCTGGCTGAAATAGTCCTGCAAGGTGCCCAGGTCCTCAAAATGCACATGACGAATGGCCAGCAGCTGTTTCATGCGAGTTGCTCCAGGGGTTGAAATGACACGTCGTGTCATATATTACACTGTTTGTCTTCTGGGTAAAGAGGTATCGCATGAGTGTTCGCATCAAACTGCTCCGGCACCAGCATGGCCTGAGTCTGGAACAGCTGGCCCAACGCAGCGGGCTGACCAAAAGTTACCTGTCCAAGGTGGAGCGTGGCCTGTGTACCCCTTCCATCAGCAGTGCGCTGAAACTGGCGCAGGCACTGGCGGTGGACGTCGCCCTGCTGTTTGGCTCGCCCACGGATGACAGCCAGCTGTGCATCACCCGCGCCGGCGATGCGCTGCGGGTGAGCAGCGCCGAACCGGCTGGCCGGGTGATTGAGCTGCTGGCCAGCCAGATCAGCCACAAGCAGATGCAGCCTTTTGTGCTGACGCCGCCCGAAGACTTTGCCGATGGCCCGCAACTGCACGGCCATCCGGGCGAGGAACTGGTGTGGGTGCTCAGCGGCGACATCGAAATCGCCTTCCCCGAACGCACCGAACAACTGGCCTGCGGCGATTGCGCCTACTTTCGCGCACAACTGCCGCACCGCATCCGCCGGCTGGGCGATGCGCCGGCCAGGGTGCTGGTGGTGATTGCCCAGGGGGCATGACCCGCGTCAGGCGGGCTGGGGGGCGCATGGGGCCGCTGGCGAGGCTGTGACCCGGCAAAACGCCAGGTCAGCTATGGCATGCTGCCGCATTCCCGCATACAATCCGCCATTGCCGGCGGCATGCCGGATTCAAGCCATTGATTGCCATGACAAAAAATTCCAGCGCCAGCGAGCAGGCCGCGCACACCCCAATGATGCAGCAATACCTGGCGCTGAAAAGCCAGCATCCCGACAAGCTGCTGTTTTACCGGATGGGCGATTTTTACGAGCTGTTCTACGACGATGCCGAAAAAGCCGCCCGTTTGCTCGATATCACCCTGACCGCGCGCGGGCAGTCAGCCGGGCAGCCGGTGCGCATGGCCGGCATTCCGTATCACGCGGTGGAGCAATACCTGGCCAAGCTGGTCAAGCTGGGCGAATCTGCCGCCATTTGCGAGCAAGTGGGCGATCCGGCCACCAGCAAGGGGCCGGTGGAGCGCAAGGTGATGCGGGTGGTGACGCCAGGCACGCTGACCGACGCCGCGCTGCTGGACGATAAAACCGACAACCGCCTGCTGGCACTGGTGTTTCAGCAAGGCACCTTGGGCCTGGCCTGGCTGTCGCTGGCCAGTGGCGAATTTGTGGTGCAGGAAACCAAGGCCGAGCACTGCCTGAGCGAGCTGGAGCGCTTGCGCCCCGCCGAGGTGCTGGTGGCCGACGATGCCCGGCTGGCGGTGCTGGACGGGCTGCGCGTGCCGGTAAAACGCCTGCCGCCGTGGCAGTTTGAACGCCGTAGCGCCGTCGAGCGGCTGGCGCGGCATTTTGGCGTGCAGGATCTGGCCGGGTTTGGTGCCCAGGATTTAGGCCCGGCGCTGGGCGCAGCAGGGGCCTTGCTGGAATACGCCCGCGCCACCCAGGGCTCGCAGCTGCCGCATCTGGACAGCCTGCGGGTGGACAGCAGCAGCCAGTATGTGCAGCTGGACGCTGCCACCCGGCGCAATCTGGAACTCACCGAAACCATTCGCGGCGAAGCTGCGCCCACCTTGTTCTCGCTGCTGGACCAGTGCGCCACCAGTCTGGGCAGCCGCTTATTGCGCCACTGGCTGCACCACCCGCTGCGCGACCACGCCTGCATCCGCGCCCGGCTGGACGCAGTGGCGGCGCTGCTGCCCGCCTACGAGGCCCTGCTGGCCGCACTGCGCCCGGTGGCCGATATCGAGCGGATTGCCTCGCGCATTGCCCTGCGCAGCGCCCGCCCGCGTGACTTGTCCGCCCTGCGCGACAGCCTGCTGGCGCTGCCCGACCTGCACCCGCTGCTGGCCCGGCTGGATAGCCCGCTGCTGACGCAACTGGCCGGGCAGATTCCGGCGCACTCGCCGGTGGCGCAGCAGCTCAGCCTGGCCATTGCGCCCGAGCCGGCCAGCCTGGTGCGCGACGGTGGCGTGCTGGCCGATGGCTATGATGCCGAGCTGGACCAGCTGCGCGCGCTGCAAACCGACGCCGGCAGCTATCTGCTGGAGCTGGAAGCGCGGGAAAAAGCCCGCACCGGCATCAGCACGCTGAAAGTGGGCTTCAATGCCGTACACGGCTTTTACATCGAAGTGACCAAGGCGCAGGACGCCAAGGTGCCCGACGATTACCGCCGCCGGCAAACCCTGAAAAACGCCGAGCGCTATATCACCCCCGAGCTGAAAGCCTTTGAAGACAAAGCCTTGTCAGCCAAAGACCGTGCGCTG
Protein-coding regions in this window:
- a CDS encoding glutamine amidotransferase encodes the protein MKQLLAIRHVHFEDLGTLQDYFSQHGWNIAYLDAGLDPLETVDPLAADLLVVLGGPIGAYQEALYPFLHAELALIRARLDAGRPVLGICLGAQLIARALGARVYPGPAVEIGWQPLSLTDAGRASPVAALDGAHTSMLHWHGDTFDLPDGAQRLASTPACANQVFSWGRHCLAFQCHPEADSQRLEAWLIGHASELAQHRIDLAALRQASAALGPALRQQAQQCVADWWALQ
- a CDS encoding helix-turn-helix domain-containing protein, giving the protein MSVRIKLLRHQHGLSLEQLAQRSGLTKSYLSKVERGLCTPSISSALKLAQALAVDVALLFGSPTDDSQLCITRAGDALRVSSAEPAGRVIELLASQISHKQMQPFVLTPPEDFADGPQLHGHPGEELVWVLSGDIEIAFPERTEQLACGDCAYFRAQLPHRIRRLGDAPARVLVVIAQGA
- the metW gene encoding methionine biosynthesis protein MetW — protein: MTLRSDLQQIADEIAPDARVLDLGCGDGALLAHLALRGVSGYGVEIDVNNVIACVEKGVDVIQGDLEAGLAGFADQSFDVVVLSQTIQAMKQTEQILLDMLRVGREAIVTFPNFGYWQNRWQIFLGRMPVSETIPYAWHNTPNLHLCMLGDFEALCAKNGIRVVERVVMDGEQKITFLPNLLGSLAFYRVSY
- a CDS encoding MOSC domain-containing protein; this encodes MTRPTLSATLGPLRVGQTRPFGPPGHSSAIDKQAVTGPIYLDRQGLAGDQQADRRVHGGPDKALHYFPAEHYVTLARHWPGLNWVVGAFGENLSGHGLGEADVCVGDVFSLGACQVQLSQGRQPCWKLNVRFGQPGMARWVEQSGCTGWYFRVLTPGWLQGGETLRLLARPQPQANLAQVMLALRGAPVPRETLAQLAALPGLPARWQQRLQARLAGAAPQDTWARWQTPSDGDAQ
- a CDS encoding homoserine O-acetyltransferase; translation: MTPDPHSVGLVSPQTAHFATPLPLASGAVLDHYDLVFETYGQLNASASNAILICHALSGHHHVAGRYQPDDKAPGWWDNMVGPGKPIDTSRFFVVGLNNLGGCHGSTGPSSLNPATGLPWGADFPVVTVPDWVTAQARLADRLGIDRWAAIIGGSLGGMQALHWTLAYPERVAHALVIASAPKLTAQNIAFNDVARQAILTDPDFHGGHYYAHHTVPRRGLRLARMLGHITYLSDDGMGEKFGRMLKSGEYRYGYEVEFEIESYLRYQGDKFADYFDANTYLLMTKALDYFDPAKAFGSDLTSVLARAQAQFLVASFTTDWRFSPARSKEIVKALIDAKRRVSYAEIESTHGHDAFLMTDEPYVRLMRAYLNNVAREVGA
- a CDS encoding methyl-accepting chemotaxis protein, whose translation is MSIMQRLVFSLIVTVITLLLIAGGGLLQLGQAQSRFDYALDNTLPSMELLEQSKAALAEQRVVLHKAMMEKDPAKLATLEQHLGQAGTALDSLLSQYEKDLLSDDTDRQLLGEARKALAAYHEMTRQALGQLKSGQLALAMDTVVHGRQGADASAALTKMIKYNVELAHQQGENGQASYNTARWVMAGVVVVALSLNLWLAISLQMAVRQGVHGIRNTSQQVAESLDFTQRAKIARMDEMGETGTAFNSLLNRLQDNLRSLKQGANEVSQAASLIAGSANKLSDTSRAQSDASSQVAAAVEEMTVSVNHVAERANETLALATQSGQLAKDGSRVIGETIQDIRDISQAVGTVASSIHQLSGHSAKVGDVVQMIRDVADQTNLLALNAAIEAARAGEQGRGFAVVADEVRKLAERTTSSTQEITLIVEAMTSCSRQASEFIQSAEQLATTGVDRADHADHAIRQMGEASGNTVSMVNEISAAIREQGQASNSIAEQVERIARMAQDASTAAGDAAQAANVLEQQASHQRDTLSHYSV
- the mutS gene encoding DNA mismatch repair protein MutS, giving the protein MTKNSSASEQAAHTPMMQQYLALKSQHPDKLLFYRMGDFYELFYDDAEKAARLLDITLTARGQSAGQPVRMAGIPYHAVEQYLAKLVKLGESAAICEQVGDPATSKGPVERKVMRVVTPGTLTDAALLDDKTDNRLLALVFQQGTLGLAWLSLASGEFVVQETKAEHCLSELERLRPAEVLVADDARLAVLDGLRVPVKRLPPWQFERRSAVERLARHFGVQDLAGFGAQDLGPALGAAGALLEYARATQGSQLPHLDSLRVDSSSQYVQLDAATRRNLELTETIRGEAAPTLFSLLDQCATSLGSRLLRHWLHHPLRDHACIRARLDAVAALLPAYEALLAALRPVADIERIASRIALRSARPRDLSALRDSLLALPDLHPLLARLDSPLLTQLAGQIPAHSPVAQQLSLAIAPEPASLVRDGGVLADGYDAELDQLRALQTDAGSYLLELEAREKARTGISTLKVGFNAVHGFYIEVTKAQDAKVPDDYRRRQTLKNAERYITPELKAFEDKALSAKDRALAREKQLYDALLDSLLPQVTDLRLTAQAVAGLDVLATFALHAATRQYVKPELVNRPCLDIRAGRHPVVEAQVERFIANDCTLGPTRKLLLITGPNMGGKSTYMRQTALLTLLAHCGCFVPADAAVFGQVDRIFTRIGASDDLAGGRSTFMVEMTETANILNNAGEQALVLMDEVGRGTSTFDGLALAMAIARALIEKNRSYTLFATHYFELTRLAQDYPTVANVHLSAVEHQDKIVFLHHVEDGPASQSYGLQVAALAGVPGTVIRQARRYLAALENQAVSQHGQPDLFATPLPELHQAEPSPLLASLAELDVDALTPREALAQLYQIQQQAREALGNG
- a CDS encoding helix-turn-helix transcriptional regulator, which translates into the protein MSACSSAETLDSATAVKLLAALAQESRLAIYRLLVERGEEGMTVGKIGEALGISPTTLSFHLKELSHAGLLHSRQHGKYVIYAIHARPLYQLVDFLAERCCGGTPCRD
- a CDS encoding DUF4337 domain-containing protein, whose amino-acid sequence is MADAKKPEEKKDPWLNWLALTTVIFAVCATLSTFKGGGYSTRSVISQAQASDQWAYYQAKSIKANLYQIQRERLQLEFDTLPADAAASKRSAYQAKLDEYSSKIKKYDSEKEQIQQAAHDLEAKRDDAQRHGQPMGVAVIFLQIAILLSSVAGLFKRRELWFCALPLGALGMVFFANGFWLFLP